Proteins encoded in a region of the Mercenaria mercenaria strain notata chromosome 1, MADL_Memer_1, whole genome shotgun sequence genome:
- the LOC128547416 gene encoding uncharacterized protein LOC128547416: protein MLLTEHTVDMTLVFLPVTIIIGLFSLLGIIGNTVVIIVYNRKYPTCNFKYFVLVLAGIDLVSCAILMPMEMYTLAHWFKFTYSWLCKIKSFLNVFTVTSSASALLLIAIDRFRKVCKPHSKQIQPQLAIKLTIIILFLSIIPATSDAVFWGIHTHVEGNVTIFMCEKDDEFKDTIWPKLHAVILYAGANSVVMLSTVVLYILIAVKLFCVPSGPVVSTPQIRVDTTTEDTGMVTTDNANKEVNVFMFPVDIESGLSESEDIDSVAPVNQGDITDDSQDSLIEHVKDNRGGDSLKMVQLRQTSEETDNSLSAKKVLRISIQRLSDSCDRNSLRIPDVIFRKAPRSPAPKSPVSPTTQKKKREAYRRRRSTIGSLSKHSGIRLRRKTLIMFILTAVFVGTTVLYFCLIGLMSDEDNHFVSKLTSSEQTAWLFFLRLYFINSVINPILYGFLDQRFRRALWNMGVRVTFAAGSLKRNIGMSIRSRSSTGRNEVTVEQTRREPRSILKSRSSTTVSD, encoded by the coding sequence ATGTTATTAACTGAACATACAGTGGATATGACTCTGGTATTTTTGCCTGTTACAATAATTATTGGGTTATTTTCGCTTTTAGGAATAATAGGAAATACTGTTGTCATTATCGTGTATAACCGAAAGTACCCGACAtgcaattttaaatattttgtactgGTTTTGGCGGGAATAGATCTCGTAAGCTGTGCGATTTTGATGCCTATGGAAATGTACACGCTGGCTCACTGGTTCAAGTTTACATATTCCTGGCTATGCAAGATTAAATCGTTTTTAAACGTGTTTACAGTAACGTCTTCTGCATCAGCTCTTCTCCTTATAGCGATTGACAGATTTCGGAAAGTTTGTAAACCTCATAGCAAACAGATCCAGCCGCAATTAGCAATAAAACTGACAATCATTATCTTATTTCTTTCTATCATCCCGGCTACTAGTGATGCTGTATTTTGGGGGATACACACTCACGTGGAAGGTAACGTTACCATATTTATGTGTGAAAAAGACGATGAGTTTAAAGATACGATTTGGCCAAAACTCCATGCTGTAATACTGTATGCTGGTGCTAACTCTGTTGTAATGTTATCAACAGTCGTGCTTTACATTCTGAtagctgtgaaattattttgtgtccCTTCTGGTCCAGTTGTTTCAACCCCTCAGATCAGGGTAGATACAACAACTGAAGACACCGGTATGGTAACAACTGACAATGCAAACAAAGAAGTGAACGTCTTCATGTTTCCGGTAGATATCGAATCCGGACTATCGGAATCCGAGGATATCGATAGTGTCGCACCAGTGAATCAGGGAGACATTACAGATGATAGCCAAGATAGTCTTATAGAGCATGTGAAGGATAACAGGGGCGGAGATAGTCTAAAAATGGTACAATTAAGACAAACATCTGAAGAAACGGATAACTCTTTGTCAGCGAAAAAAGTACTTAGAATATCTATACAGAGACTTTCAGATTCGTGTGATAGAAATTCCCTACGAATTCCTGACGTGATTTTCCGCAAAGCTCCTAGAAGCCCTGCCCCTAAAAGTCCTGTGAGTCCAACAACACAGAAAAAGAAACGGGAAGCCTACCGCCGCCGGCGTTCTACAATAGGAAGTCTTTCTAAACATTCTGGAATACGACTACGTCGTAAAACGTTAATAATGTTTATATTGACGGCGGTGTTCGTCGGCACAACCGTTTTGTATTTTTGCCTCATTGGTCTGATGTCCGACGAGGACAATCACTTTGTAAGCAAACTTACTTCATCAGAACAGACAGCCTGGTTATTCTTCCTCCGACTATATTTCATCAACAGTGTAATTAATCCTATTCTGTATGGATTCCTAGACCAAAGATTTCGCAGGGCATTATGGAACATGGGGGTTCGAGTCACATTTGCTGCTGGTTCCCTCAAACGGAATATAGGAATGTCGATAAGGAGTAGGTCTAGTACAGGAAGAAATGAAGTGACTGTAGAACAGACACGCCGGGAACCAAGATCCATtttaaaatctagatcaagtacTACAGTGTCAGATTAA
- the LOC123563738 gene encoding uncharacterized protein LOC123563738, translating to MLPLTCAFICVTAVACQSAGTGTFDPNALNFGSAGGSTGSSSTGNAGGAGFDTSGGFGGSGFGMSGSGSGSGTSGSSGGFGGSGFGSSSGSGASGGFGGSGFGSSSGGDSSSSGGFGGSGFGSSSGGGATSG from the exons ATGTTGCCGCTAACGTGCGCATTTATATGTGTGACTGCTGTTGCATGTCAAA GTGCCGGCACAGGTACATTTGACCCCAATGCCTTGAATTTCGGTTCTGCTGGCGGATCCACCGGAAGTTCAAGCACTGGAAATGCAGG AGGTGCTGGGTTTGACACATCCGGGGGCTTTGGTGGAAGTGGTTTCGGCATGAGCGGAAGCGGAAGTGGTAGCGGAACATCTGGAAG CAGCGGTGGATTTGGTGGAAGTGGTTTTGGAAGCTCAAGTGGAAGTGGTGCTAGCGGTGGTTTTGGTGGAAGTGGTTTCGGCAGCAGCTCGGGCGGTGACTCTAGCAG CAGTGGTGGTTTTGGAGGCAGTGGATTTGGTAGCTCTTCAGGCGGAGGTGCGACCTCAGGGTAA
- the LOC128550112 gene encoding retinitis pigmentosa 1-like 1 protein, translated as MVSGVLAEVQQEVHPEALEEVGLEAVRLEGQQEAHPEASEEVGLGAARPVGQQVGHPEASEEVVLEAVRLEGQQEAHPEASEEVGLGAARPEVQQEAHPEASEEVGLEAVRLEGQQEASEEVGLGAARPEVQQEAHPEASEEVGLGAARPEVQQEAHPEASEEVGLEAVRLEGQQEASEEVGLGAARPEVQQEAHPEASEEVGLGAARPEVQQEAHPEVSEEVGLEAVRLEGQQEASEEVALGAARPEVQQEAHPEASEEVGLGAAHPEVQQEAHPEASEEVGLGAAHPEGQQEASEEVGLGAARPEVQQKAHPEASEEVGLEAARPEVQQEAHPEASGEVGLEAVRLEGQQGAHPEASEEVGLEAVRLEVQQEVHPEASEEVGLGAARPEVQQEVHPEASEEVGLEAVRLEGQQEASEEVALGAARPERRQAAEQLAAVSIQMP; from the exons ATGGTTTCGGGGGTTCTAGCGGAGGTTCAACAGGAGGTACATCCGGAGGCTTTGGAGGAAGTGGGTTTGGAAGCAGTTCGTCTGGAGGGTCAACAGGAGGCGCATCCGGAGGCTTCGGAGGAAGTGGGTTTGGGAGCAGCTCGTCCGGTGGGGCAACAGGTGGGGCATCCGGAGGCTTCGGAGGAAGTGGTTTTGGAAGCAGTTCGTCTGGAGGGTCAACAGGAGGCGCATCCGGAGGCTTCGGAGGAAGTGGGTTTGGGAGCAGCTCGTCCGGAGGTTCAACAGGAGGCGCATCCGGAGGCTTCGGAGGAAGTGGGTTTGGAAGCAGTTCGTCTGGAGGGGCAACAGGAGGCTTCGGAGGAAGTGGGTTTGGGAGCAGCTCGTCCGGAGGTTCAACAGGAGGCGCATCCGGAGGCTTCGGAGGAAGTGGGTTTGGGAGCAGCTCGTCCGGAGGTTCAACAGGAGGCGCATCCGGAGGCTTCGGAGGAAGTGGGTTTGGAAGCAGTTCGTCTGGAGGGGCAACAGGAGGCTTCGGAGGAAGTGGGTTTGGGAGCAGCTCGTCCGGAGGTTCAACAGGAGGCGCATCCGGAGGCTTCGGAGGAAGTGGGTTTGGGAGCAGCTCGTCCGGAGGTTCAACAGGAGGCGCATCCGGAGGTTTCGGAGGAAGTGGGTTTGGAAGCAGTTCGTCTGGAGGGTCAACAGGAGGCTTCGGAGGAAGTGGCTTTGGGAGCAGCTCGTCCGGAGGTTCAACAGGAGGCGCATCCGGAGGCTTCGGAGGAAGTGGGTTTGGGAGCAGCTCATCCGGAGGTTCAACAGGAGGCGCATCCGGAGGCTTCGGAGGAAGTGGGTTTGGGAGCAGCTCATCCGGAGGGGCAACAGGAGGCTTCGGAGGAAGTGGGTTTGGGAGCAGCTCGTCCGGAGGTTCAACAGAAGGCGCATCCGGAGGCTTCGGAGGAAGTGGGTTTGGAGGCAGCTCGTCCGGAGGTTCAACAGGAGGCGCATCCGGAGGCTTCGGGGGAAGTGGGTTTGGAAGCAGTTCGTCTGGAGGGTCAACAGGGGGCGCATCCGGAGGCTTCGGAGGAAGTGGGTTTGGAAGCAGTTCGTCTGGAGGTTCAACAGGAGGTACATCCGGAGGCTTCGGAGGAAGTGGGTTTGGGAGCAGCTCGTCCGGAGGTTCAACAGGAGGTGCATCCGGAGGCTTCGGAGGAAGTGGGTTTGGAAGCAGTTCGTCTGGAGGGTCAACAGGAGGCTTCGGAGGAAGTGGCTTTGGGAGCAGCTCGTCCGGAGAGGCGACAAGCAG CGGAGCAACTGGCGGCAGTTTCGATCCAAATGCCATGA